The genomic region AGTCCTtaagaaaaacaatttaaatttaagaaaGAGGAATTCAAGATAAAATTCGTACGTTAAGCGACTGTTGTTTAAACCCTTTCCGGCTgaaagcgaagtgaaaatggctctatgcaaacagcataaaactgaaATAGCCTGCGTGTAACTCGCAGTATAttcagggtttatgctgtttacattctgctcatcagtttctttgggttggaattgaagcctacACAAATTGAATCTTATACAACCTTTTTGATGAGCCACTTTTGTTTACCCTTCACAACTTGTCTATAAACTTTGGTGGGTTAGTACTtgcttagaaaatcaaattaaatgtaagacctttcttactagattcaaactttaaaggcttaatttcgaAGCCTTAAATACTAAatagaagcaaacagcataaaacctgaacagactgcaagtaactcacaggctgttctggttttgtgctgtttgcattGAGCCATTTTtacttaactctttaccacttagaaatgtttttatgtaatagttttttgagatttacTTGTTGTGTTGGTATAAAGGTTTAATTTAAATCAGATTTATTTAAAAGATTGCATACTATAAAAAGGGGagattgtattttatgtttatttaaaattattttgtacTTTCAATGTTTATTGACAAATTCAAAATTCAGTGCTTTTTATCGGTGGCTATTCAACCAGTCTTGCAAATGCCATCTTCATTGTTGAGAGCTTTCCTATTTGTATtacaaagccatttttttcaaggcATCAAAAAGTCATTTAAGTATgtcatataaaattataaatttgaGAGATAATTTttgtgggtgggggtggggagggTTTGTTACCCTATTTGTCCAAGcaacaaaaaaacaagcaaaacatGACATGGAACAAAAATGCCCTTTGTAATGGATATTGTCAAATGAGTTAAAAGAATTGCATTTTCGGTGAATTTACAGCAAGTGCCCATAAAAGAAGTCGTTTCTTACCTTAAATCACCAATTGTTCAGGTTTATCAGTTTTGCCAACTATTAACCCATCATCTTGATCGAATTCctgctaaaaataaatatgaaatattttgcttaaatggTGTTCTAAGAACTTGTATCAGTGAACTTGGTTATATTCAGTCATATTTAACTTTAAACCACCAATGAGACAGATTACCCATATCATAATGTCAATTGTTTTGCAAGcagaatgcacatgctaatctgggataacactttacacacaagcgctaagcccagttttcccaaaacgcgacTCAATATTCTTTCAGTATGAACAAGAGCTAGAGAACCAGCGAAGGTCCAAGAAGATGAAGTCCCTTGAAGAACAGCTTGCAGATAGCCAGGGGCACGAACTGCGCACTGTGCGGGAGCTGGAAAAGCTTAAAATAGACATGCAGACCCCTGTTAGCACTGCAGAAATGGTACGAAATTATAATATCAAATCTAGTTTTGATCATAGTAAAAAAATGAAGACGTCTGTTAGCACTGCATAAATGGTACGAATTAATTAGTTATCAAATCCAGTTTGTATTGTCTGTATGAAAATATTGTGTTGAAACAGAGAGTAATATGTGTAACTAAGATTTCAATGAAAACTTGCTGTATACTAATTTTTGCGAGTTACACATGAAAGTTACCCAAATACCAATGAAAATTACCCAACATAATCAAATTCATTGAGTTAGTCAGCGTCATTCTAAATCAAGTGACCTCTCCGACAAATATATTAACTTGCAAGTCAACTACAAATGAGTACTTTTGGCTTTGTTTTCTGGACCTTGTGAACTTTTAACTGGCTTTGTCACGCCTTTTGTGAAGTATAAAGGACTTTTACGGAGACATTATTTACAGATTCCAAACCTTACTTAGTAACtgagcctcactctggaaaaacagggcttaatgcatgtgcataaaattgtgttccagattagcctgtgcagcctgcgcAAGTACAATATTTCATATCTAAATTTTGAAAACAGTATACCATTAGTACGATTGAAGGgaagtgttgttcctgtttagcctgtgcagactgcacaggctaatctgggatgacactttgcgcacatgcattaagcagagtTTTTCCAAGAGTGATCCGAGAATGAGGCTTGTTTTAATGGCAGTCATGTTTTACTGGTTCTTTCTGAGGGTTAAAAGACTCTCGCAGAGAATGTATTGCACACTATGAGAgttaaaatcacatttaaaggTCAGTCACATCTCTGTCATACACAGTTCTCCGTTCAGACGTCACCGCGTAGAGAGGAGCGCGCCATCGGTCACAGAGGCCCCGAAATTTCAGAGGTGCGTGAACAGTGCGCCGTGTATCGGTCCCAGCTGGAGTCCATGTGTCAGAGCCTGCACTACCTCATACTGCGGTGTCGGGAGCAGTTGCACGCTGTGTCACAGAGGTACAGTATCAAATATTGTCAATACCGTTTAATTTGGCTGTTGGGTGGTAGATATGTTGAGCATGTGTCAGAGCTATTATCTCATACAGCGATGTCGGAAGCAGCTGCACACTGTGACACAGAGGTACGGTATCAAATATTGGGTAGGATTCCAGAGACCGTTTTCACCaaccaatttttatgccccctttcgaagaaaaggcggcatatagtgattggactgtccgtctgtctgtctgtctgtctgtctgtctgtctgtctgtctgtctgtctgtctgtctgtctgtctgtctgtctgtctgtctgtctgtctgtctgtctgtctgtctgtctgtctgtctgtctgtctgtctgtctgtctgtctgtctgtctgtctgtctgtctgtctgtctgtctgtctgtctgtctgtctgtctgtctgtctgtctgtctgtctgtctgtctgtctgtctgtctgtctgtctgtccgtctttccgtcacactttgcgtttaggtttcgaaaaatgctcataacttctatgccccttgagataaagccttcatatttggtatgaatgtgtatatgaacaaggcctttccatacgcttacaaattttgacccctgtgacctttaccttcaagttatggtccgcgtttaggtttcgaaatctgcgtttaggttttgataaatgctcataacatctatgtcccttaagatataaccttcatatttggtatgcatgtgtatatggacaaggcctttccatacgcacacaaattttgaccactgtgaccttgaccttgaacttagggtccgcgtttaggttttgaaatctgcgtttaggtttcgaaaaaagctcataacttttatcaagcgtttataggaggcataagtcatcctatggtgacagctcttgttcttattATATTTGGAATGTGACCTTTACCCATTAAATAGGGAATTTAAGTTTCAATTCACTTTAAATTGGGTAAAAGTATTATAGCTTGAGTTATagcttttaatttaatattgataaaacataCAGTAAACTAAAAATTCTTAACTAAAAATGATCGGTGAAATGGAAATGACAACTTGAATCTCTTTCTATATTTAATAGCtcttttaaagaaattaaaagtCAAACCATCCATTGAGAATTATGGAACtgggtttttgaaaaaaaagttttttttttgtcattttggaACATGAAGGAATAACATGTATAGTATCAGCCCTTAAAAGACTTTGAttcgcaggctaatctgggacaaaactttaggcacatgcatttagctgcATTAAGCCAAAACAAGGCCAAAATCAGTTTGCCATTACCTTTTAAAGCTTTATCTCTATTTGTCATTGACGATGGCCCACGGGAAGAATGGTGTACAATAAACACCAAAAAAAGCAATAAGTTGATGGAAATGAATCATCAGGATACATATCactatattaaacaatattttagacAGAATGTAAATGTTTTAACCACAAGTTTTTATAAGATTATCTCAATTATTCCTCAACAGTGGCCCCAGAACTTCAGACCTGCGGGACTTCAACGCGCTCCAGAAATCCCTCCGTGACCTGCTGGGTGAGGTCAAACAGCTGCAGGAAATGGAAGGCGACTTCCTGTCGCACCCGGCGAGCTCCGTGAGCGAGCGGATCCTTCGGCACAACAAGGAGCTGACGGGCTTCGTGGCCCGCATGAGCGAGGAGAAGCTTGAGCAACGGAACACGCTGTCGAGACTTGAGGAGGACATCTGGCAGTATCGCCAGCTGAACGGTGAATACGAGGTTAATTGCAGCGGGATTTTTTCTCAGCCTCGTTGTGGGAAAACTGtacgcacaggctattcagggactacactctcAGTCTGAACTggatttgcatttaaaaaaagacttACTATTAAGGAAAAATTCTAGTAAAAAGTGGAAAGTATGGTCCCTTATTAGCATATGCGGACAGCTcgtgaatttagcccagtttacccagaacggGGCTCGTTTAAAAGGACACAGgttttcgtattttttttaagatatcaTTTAGTGAATTAACttacaaaagtgttatatttgaatatttttaaattattatacttCACATTTATTATAGTGACAAGGAAAACGATTTTTAAAAATGTGCCTGTCATGGAGTGTAAACCTGTAACCTCAAGAAACAAAAGCCAACTTGCTATTACCATGCAGGCTTTACAatacaaacacaattttattCCAATTTGGCTCCTAACAATGTTGGTTACTTAAACAACAATTTTTGTATTCTTTGTAAATCTCAAGTGAAAAAATACCTTTGAATTTATCCGATTCTTTCAACTTAACCATTGTTACAGGCTAAGCAGAGAAGCAGCAAAGCCACAGACAGCCAGCTCAAAGCCCAGCGGGCAGAATGGGCAAAGGAGAAACTGTCGCTCCAGATGGCGCTAAACTCGGCTGAGCGCGAAATAAGTCTTCTCCAGACGGACCTTCGCGTTGAGCGGGAATGACGTGTGGCCGCAGGCATCACTGAAACCCGGGTTAACGATAAAATCAAGATCCAGAGACTCTATGGGAAATACCTCGGGGCAGAAAGTTTTAGAAAAGCATTGATCTATCAGAAGAAATACCTGTTGGTACTCCTGGGTGGCTTCCAGGATACGGAAGAGACGACGCTGGCGATGTTGTCACGCATGGGGGCGCTAGATTGCTCGTACCGACCGGATTCAAGACCTCGGCCCATCACGAAACTGAGGGGCGCAGTACGAGTGGTGATTGCTGTACAGAGGTAGAGCTTTTTCTGAAGTCTTCAGATACGCACCTTGACcggtttgtagttccttagaaaatcaatttaaatgaaaagacttttcttacaagattcaaagTTTAAAGGTTCATTTCCAGCCCTGAGAttctggtgagcagcaaacagcataaaacctgaacagactgagtgttacttgtaggctgttctggttttatgctggttgcatatagccataaCTTATTGTAATGTGCAATAATTTTCCATTTTCAGAATGAAGTTCCTGGTAAAGAAATGGAGAAGGGCTACTAGGGTTGGCTCAAAAGTGGTGGGCGGAAGTGTGGATCAAACCACTGGTGCGTTAGTTTGTTATACCCCAACTATGGCATATATTGGACTCACTTGGTCATGTGGTTCACATCAAGTATGTGGAGTGAAACTACTATCTATCTAGCATATATCTGAATTTGAATTCAAACAtctttcctgagttatttgcccttgtaaATTGGTGAACAAGCATTACTAGGGTTTAAGTCAGGTTTGAGATGCAGCGGTAGTTTCATAAGTTGCATTTGGAACAGGAATTAATTTGCTTTTTATGtctgtcccccaccactatagacatattgtttttgccctgtctgttggtttgtttgtttgtttgtgtgtttgtttgcgtcagaCTTTAACAtcttgccataacttttgcaatattgaagatagcaacttcatatttggcatacatgtgtatctcatggagctgcacattttgagtggtgaaaggtcaaggtcatccttcaaggtcaaaggtcaaaaaacaaatccaagggaagtaataagctttaaacgGAGATAAtcatctgaacctgccaaatgataatttttttttttaataaatcaaagcggctcagtaggggacatagtgtttctgacaaacacatttcttgtttgagtATGAGATATAATGAAAATCTTTCATGATTGGTACAACTTTTTGTTACCAAACATTTTACAGATGTTTGGTTCATAAAACACATTATCAGTAGTgaaataagtttttcatttttcatgtcaCAATTGGTACAACTTTTTGGTACCTAACATATATGAACTATTttgttcaaaacatatttttctcCATTTCAATCCAGGTTATGTGCCCAACGCAGCAAGTTACTCGCCACCACGCCAGAATTCGGCCTCGCGAATTCCCGTCACGCATCACCGATCATCGTCATCACCTCCCACCCAGTCTTCATTCCGCCATCAGTCACCATCGCGCATGGGCGGACTCGACAGCGGGGACTTCCTGAGTCCGCGCTATGACACTGACTCGTATTCATCCACCTCATACCAGTCACCGCGTCTGCAGCAAACGCTGAGTCATGTTCCCTCTACCCCACCCACCAAAGATTACAGTAGCACGACGAAATATACCTCACCATCATCGGGTGCTAGAAGGAAGGGATTTCATTGTTAAATCAATACATAACAGTATAAcagttgtttttatgtcccccactatagtagtgggggacatattgtttttgccctgtctgttggttggttggttggctggttggttggttggtctgttggttggtttgcgccaactttaacattttgcaataacttttgctatattgaagatagcaacttcatatttggcatgcatgtgtatctcatgaagctgcaaagttatgtacatgtaactctgactggcatttggacggaattatgggctctttatacttagaaaattgaaaacttggttaagttttgtgttttggtccactttacccctaaagtatcataaatattgctttcatacttggaacacttgcaaactatcataagggtacagtaaaaggacaagttcaaacttcaaatactttcaggctatcatgaggttactgtacctggcaagttgaattttaccttgacctttgaatgaccttgactctcaaggtcaaattattaaattttgctaaaattgccatcaatttttatttatgattagatttgattgatactttgacaaaactactcttacctgacataccacaatagactccacccaaaccatcccccgtgccctccccccccccccgaatccccctaaacattttttttaagatcatctcacaaatgaccaccacaccctcacactataccccccacacacccccaatttttttttaaactgttaaaaaaacacaaatatttattgttattattttatttttgaaataccgtccaaccatcgcacccaaaaatcccccccccccgaatgattttttgtttgcatttttctcgcatttttggaagataatgtaataaatgtccacacccccacactatacacccctcttcactctacctttccatcctttgtgatttaaattgagagtcccttcacctttaaaaagaaaatagatgagcggtctgcacccgcaaggcggtgctcttgtttaatttttcatcacacagaattttcataattaacaactgttttagtcagtattacttatggtaagcctattAACTAAAAGAAAGCTTAAatgaagacaacatgtacacaattttgcagtatctacCTCCATTGTTTAAACTGCTGAGTCATatttcccaatctatttttagttctgctctagaatttgttagaccccagTTATTGATCAatgcagtgtgtaactatttaccactcagcttactgaccctctcactgtgctgtatgtcagatgttaatatcagtggtcagtaataaaagctggttgaactgtttgatata from Dreissena polymorpha isolate Duluth1 chromosome 5, UMN_Dpol_1.0, whole genome shotgun sequence harbors:
- the LOC127831555 gene encoding pericentrin-like, translating into MAEKEYFHEHILCTSQCERLEAVNKLQKEREQSTRFKSERDQVTDELRQVKSREITLNQDQQTVKAATRNSVREVEREKKELRMKLYEQELENQRRSKKMKSLEEQLADSQGHELRTVRELEKLKIDMQTPVSTAEMFSVQTSPRREERAIGHRGPEISEVREQCAVYRSQLESMCQSLHYLILRCREQLHAVSQSGPRTSDLRDFNALQKSLRDLLGEVKQLQEMEGDFLSHPASSVSERILRHNKELTGFVARMSEEKLEQRNTLSRLEEDIWQYRQLNGEYEIQRLYGKYLGAESFRKALIYQKKYLLVLLGGFQDTEETTLAMLSRMGALDCSYRPDSRPRPITKLRGAVRVVIAVQRMKFLVKKWRRATRVGSKVVGGSVDQTTGYVPNAASYSPPRQNSASRIPVTHHRSSSSPPTQSSFRHQSPSRMGGLDSGDFLSPRYDTDSYSSTSYQSPRLQQTLSHVPSTPPTKDYSSTTKYTSPSSGARRKGFHC